The following proteins are encoded in a genomic region of Pyricularia oryzae 70-15 chromosome 6, whole genome shotgun sequence:
- a CDS encoding extradiol ring-cleavage dioxygenase, translating to MPLRITQLVVSICVIFLSVAAYYLVNLDTLATTTAAPPTQPPPEPVAMSRRATTGAIVALSHGGGPLPLLNDPRSAAMTASLRTRVPSILNLTSPDPAQRPRAIILVTAHWVAKSPLSFPEVTSSARPELIYDYYGFPAESYQFKYPAPGAPDLAARFAAVAADHGLSPRLHPDRGWDHGVFVPLLLARPEADVPVLQVSVLGSDDARAHFRLGRALGDLQRREAEAGNGPVAIVGSGFASFHNLRIMLSGDGTIESDAFRTGHDAWNAAVTDAATTKDVQAREDKFAAWRSWPDAYVSHPPRGSEHFMPLAVCAGAAGEEEAKFYVDDYVGLKIHSYYWD from the coding sequence ATGCCTTTGCGAATAACCCAACTTGTCGTATCCATCTGTGTCATTTTCCTTTCCGTAGCTGCATATTACCTCGTCAACCTCGATACCCTGGCCACGACAACGGCCGCACCGCCAACGCAACCACCCCCCGAACCCGTTGCAATGTCCCGCCGCGCAACAACAGGCGCCATCGTCGCGCTCTCGCACGGCGGCGGTCCCCTCCCGCTGCTCAACGACCCCAGGTCGGCCGCCATGACCGCCTCCCTGCGCACGCGGGTCCCGTCCATCCTGAACCTGACCTCGCCGGACCCCGCGCAGAGGCCCAGGGCCATAATCCTCGTGACGGCCCACTGGGTGGCAAAATCCCCGCTCTCCTTCCCCGAGGTCACCTCGTCGGCCCGCCCGGAGCTCATCTACGACTACTACGGCTTCCCTGCCGAGAGCTACCAGTTCAAGTACCCCGCGCCGGGAGCTCCCGACCTCGCCGCGCGCttcgccgccgtcgctgccGACCACGGCCTGTCGCCGCGCCTGCACCCGGACCGCGGCTGGGACCACGGCGTGTttgtgccgctgctgctggcgcggCCCGAGGCCGACGTGCCGGTGCTGCAGGTGTCGGTGCTGGGGTCCGACGACGCCCGCGCCCACttccgcctcggccgcgcGCTGGGCGACCTGCAGCGccgcgaggccgaggccggcaACGGGCCCGTCGCCATCGTCGGCTCCGGCTTCGCTTCCTTCCACAACCTGCGCATCATGCTCTCGGGcgacggcaccatcgaaTCCGACGCCTTTaggaccggccacgacgcctggaacgccgccgtcaccgacgccgccaccaccaaggacgtccaggccagggaggacaAGTTCGCCGCCTGGAGGAGCTGGCCCGACGCCTACGTCAGCCACCCGCCTCGTGGGTCGGAGCACTTCATGCCGCTGGCCGTTTGTGCTGGTGCCGCTGGTGAAGAGGAGGCTAAATTTTATGTCGACGATTATGTGGGCTTGAAAATTCATTCGTACTATTGGGACTGA